In Alphaproteobacteria bacterium, the DNA window TCACCCCCGGTCATGGTAAAGGGCTTAAAGGTATCGCTGTGAATATCTAGATCATTGCTTAAGTTAAGATTCAACAACTGAAAATCTGGAACTACATAACTCACATGGCCCTGTTTCCGATCAACACCCATCTGGACTGAGGTGGTTAGAATGTCTCCCTGATTCGCAAAATTTCGTTTTTCCCAAGACACCCCCGGTTCAAAGCTTAGACCTGGTATGTAGGACGCAATGGGTCGTACAATATTACGGTCGGATGCCACCAATTTAAGATACAGGTTAATAAACCCACCCGCATCAATACGGTCATCGTGGGTGACTTTGACTTCTTTGAAAAGCTTCGTATTATAAAGCCGTTGGATGGTGTCTAAAACTTTTTGTTCGTTATAAATTTCACCCTTTTTCCACAGCAGTCGGGCTTTAATGAACTCCCCCGTCACGCCGCCGTTTTCTTGCAAAATGGTATTCCCAAAACGCGCCATTCCTCCCGGCTGAACAAGAAGCGCCACCTGCATTTGTTTTGTTGACCGGTCAACCACCACCCGGTCTGCTTTTAGCTTGGCAAAGGGATATCCATGTTTTTGCAAATAAGTCACTGTATTCAGGGTGGCCTCTTGAACCGAAGTCCTTTTCGCCGGCTGCCCCAGGGTGATTCCCACTTTGCTGATATCAGCCCCTAAAATTTCAACCAGATTTGTGGCCACCGGATCAGATTTTATTTTGAAAGCCCCAATGGTATAAAGAGTGCCCAAATTAACCTTTACATAAACCATAGAGGGGGTAGTTCGGGCATCCACGAAATAATCCAATTCCGCATCATAATAGCCCTCAGCCGCCAAAGCCCGTTGCAGATTACCTAAATCTTCTTGTGCCCGGTTTTTTAGAAATTCAACAGTTTCGGGGGGATTTTTCTCACCCTTAACCAAATCAGATTGACTTAAAATTGCGGCCCTAAGATCATCATTTGTAATGCCAAAAATATAGGTTTTATAA includes these proteins:
- a CDS encoding BamA/TamA family outer membrane protein, whose amino-acid sequence is MTGSLKRFAVFLLFFTVMCAAHSAQAISRFTPVSSIPYKTYIFGITNDDLRAAILSQSDLVKGEKNPPETVEFLKNRAQEDLGNLQRALAAEGYYDAELDYFVDARTTPSMVYVKVNLGTLYTIGAFKIKSDPVATNLVEILGADISKVGITLGQPAKRTSVQEATLNTVTYLQKHGYPFAKLKADRVVVDRSTKQMQVALLVQPGGMARFGNTILQENGGVTGEFIKARLLWKKGEIYNEQKVLDTIQRLYNTKLFKEVKVTHDDRIDAGGFINLYLKLVASDRNIVRPIASYIPGLSFEPGVSWEKRNFANQGDILTTSVQMGVDRKQGHVSYVVPDFQLLNLNLSNDLDIHSDTFKPFTMTGGDFQSVLDYPFSETIVGDGGVSIESNNVTVNDSRKTYRYLKVLLGATFTNIEDEMAPRQGVRVRLDYIPYIRILNRMAVFEQIELKPEFYVPLSIDTNLVLHGWAHIGASPGAGKHVIPAHKLFYNDGPGTVRGYRFQMAGILNGNIPTGGRSALSFGAETEYYFTELFSVLGFIDFGTTYVRQFPDFKNALLYGVGGGARYRTPWGTIRFDVASPMKRRTQDYAVEIYAGLDKPL